In Balaenoptera ricei isolate mBalRic1 chromosome 4, mBalRic1.hap2, whole genome shotgun sequence, the genomic stretch ATTTCTTAATTTTATCAATGTAATTAGCTTCTTTGTGATTAAACACTTCATGGGCTCCATTTTGCAAAACAATCTTTTGTCCTTCCTCAGTACCAGCTATGCCCAAAACCTGTAAGCCATAAGCTCTAGCAATTTGGCATGCTGCTATTCCAACCCCTCCACTAGCCCCATGAACCAGAACACTTTCTCCAGCTTTCACATGGGCACTGTGAAGCAAAGCTCGATAAGCAGTAAAATACGGGATCCCAATGGCAGCTCCTTGTTTAAAGTCCAGTTTTTCTGGCAGTGTGTAAACAATGTGATCGGCTGCCAGAGTACTGGTACTCTGCGTAGCCCCCAGAGATTGTGCTGGTAGTGAAAACTCTGTCACCTTTCTTGAAAGCAGATACACTTTCTCCAACAGCTTCTATTATTCCAGCGACATCTAAGCCAGGAGTATAGGGTAGAAGTGGTTTTCTACTGTAAGTACCAGAGTGAATATATGTTTCCACTGGGTTTACACCACATGCTTGGACTTTAATTAGAACCTGATGGTCTTTCGGAATTGGTATGGCAACATTCGACTGGAGTTTTAGCACTTCTGGTCCACCAAATTCAAAGACTCTAATAGCTCTCATCAACTTCTGTTCAGTCACCATGGTGACCTAGATACCGGTTCTAGAGTGGGAAATCAAAATCTCTGAGTGTTCCCTCAGGTTCCACGGAaaaaagccattttgagtttatttttgtgtatggtgttaggaagtgttctaatttcattcttttacgtgtacctgtccagtttttccagcaccacttcttgaagaggctgtcttttctccattttatattcttgcttcctttgtcaaagataaggtgaccatatgtgtgtgggctttctatcctgttccattgatctatatttctgtttttgtgctagtaccatactgtcttgattactgtagctttgtagtatagtctgaagtcagggagcctgattcctccagctctgtttttctttcaaagatttctttggctatttggggtcttttgtgtttccatacaaattataaaattttttgttctaattctgtgaagaatgctattggtagtttgatagggattgcactgaatctatagattgctttgggtagtatagtcattatcACAaggttgatccttccaatccaagaacatggtacatctctccatctgtttgtatcatctttgatttctttcaaaggtaccttatagttttctgcatacatattTTGGtctcctaaggtaggtttattcctaggtatgttattctttttgctgcagtggtaaatgggagtgtttccttaatttctctttctgatttttcatcattaatgtataggaatgcaagagatttctgtgcattaagtttgtatcctgctactataacaaatccattgattagctctagtagttttctggtagcatctttaggattctttatgtatagtatcatgtcatctgaaaacagtgatagttttacttcttcttttgcgatttggattccttttatttctttttcttctctgactaccatggctaaaacttccaaaactatgttgaataatagtggtgagactgggcaaccttgtcttgttcctgatcttagaggaaatgttttcagtttgtcACCATTAAGgactatgttggctgtgggtttgtcatatatggcctttattatgttgaggtaggttccctctatgcccactttctggagggtttttatcacaaatgggtgttgaactttgtcgaaagctttttctgcatctgttgagatgatcatatggtttttatccttcagtttgttaatatggtgtatcacattgatatatttgcatatattgaagaatccttgcatccctggaataaaccccacttgatcatggtgtatgaacctttttatgtgctgctggattctgtttgctagtattttattgaggagttttgcatctatgttcatcagtgatattagcttgttgttttctttttttctgacatctttgtctggttttggtatcaggttgattgtggcctcgtagaatgagtttgggagtgttctccctctgcaatattttggaaaagtttgagaaggataggtgttagctcttctctaaatgttggacaGAATtcggctgtgaagccatctggtcctgggcttttgtttgttggaagatttttaatcacagtttcaatttcaatgcttgtgattggtctgttcatattttctatttcttcctggttcagtcttgaaatgtacttttctgagaatttgtccatttcttccaggtagtacattttattggcatatagttgctagtAGTggtgtctcatgatcctttgtatttctgcagtgtcagttgttacttctcctttttcatttctaattctgtttatttgcatcttttcccatttttttcttgatgagtctggctaatggtttatcaatttttttaatcttctcaaagaaccaggttttagttttattgatctttgctattgtttccttcctttctttttcatttatttctgatctgatctttatgatttcttttcttctgctaactttgttttttgttttttttttccttctttctctaactgctttaggtgtaaggttaggttgtttatttgagatgtttcttgtgtcttgaggtaggattgtatagctataaacttcccccttagaactgcttttgctgcatcccataggttttgggtcgttgtgctttcattgtcatttttttctagctatttttggatttcctctgatttcttcagtgatatcttggttatttactagtgtattgtttagcctccacgtgtttgtattttttactgtttttttcctgtaattgatatctagtctcatagcattgtggttggaaaacatacttgatacgatttcaattttcttaaatttactgaggcttggtttgtgacccaagatatgatctatcctggagaatgttccatgagcacttgagaagaaagtgtgttctgttgttttgggatggaatgtcctatgaatatcaattaagtccatcttgtttaatgtgtcatttaaagcttgtgtttccttatatattttcattttggatgatctgtccattggtaaaagtgcggtattaaagttccctactattattgtgttactgtcatttccccttttatggctgttagcatttgcgttatgtattgatgtgctcctatgttgggtgcataaatatttacaattgttatatcttcttcttggattgatcccttgatctttatgtagagtcctcctttgtctcttgtaatagtcttcattttaaagtctatattttctgatatgagtattgctactccagctttcttttgatttccatttgcatggaatatctttttccatcccctcactttcagtgtatgtgtccctaggtctgaagtgggtctcttgtagacagtatatacacgggtcttgtttttgtatccattcagcgagcctgtgtcttttggttggagcatttaatccatttacatttaaggtaattattgatatgtatgttcctattaccattttcttaattgttttgcgtttgtgtttgtaggtcttttccctctcttgtgtttcacgcctagagaagttcttttagcatttgttgtaaagctggtttggtggtgctgaattctcttaacttttgcttacctataaaggtttttatttgtctgtcgaatctgaatgagatccttgttggatagaataatcttggttgtaggtttttccccttcatcactttaaatatgtcctaccactcccttctggcttccagagtttgtgctgaaagatcaactgttaaccttatggggactcccttttatgttatttgttgcttttcccttggtgcttttaatattttttctttgtatttaatttttgatagtttgattaatatgtgtcttggcatgtttctccttggatttatcctgtatgggactctctgctcttcctggacttgattgactacttcctttcccatgttagggaagttttcaactataatctcttcaaatattttctcagaccatttctttttctcttcttcttctgggacccctataatttgaatgttggtgcatttcatgttgtcccagaggtctctgagactgtcctcaattcttttcattcttttttctttattctgctctgcgctagttatttccattattttatcttccaggtcacttatccgttcttctgcctcagttattctgctattgattccttctagagaatatttaatttcattttttgcgttgttcatcattgtttattagctgtttagttcttctaggtcctctttaattgtttcttgtattttctccattctgtttctgagattttggatcatctttcctatcattactctgaattctttgtcaggtagactgcctatttcctcttcatttgttaggtctggtagctttttaccttgctccttcatctgctgcgtatttctctgtcttctcattttgtttaagttactgtatttggggtctccttttcacaggctgcatgtttgtAGTTCCTCTTATTTTTGGTGGCTGCCCCCactgggtgaggttggttcagtcacttgtgtaggcttcctggtgagggggactggtgcctatgttctggtgggtggggttggatcttgtccctctggtgggcagggctgcgtctggtggtgtgtcttggggtgtctgtgaatttagtttgactttaggcagcctgtctgctaatgggtggggttgtgttcctgtcttgctagttgtttggcatggggcacccagcactgtagcttgcttgccgttgggtggagctgggtctttgtgttgagatggagatctctgggaaaactCTCACAGattaatattacatggggccgggagggctCTAGTAGTACAGTGTCCTGGATGCAGTTCTCCCACATTGGACGCTCAGGCCCAACACCCAGCCAgaccaccaagaccctgccaggtGTGTggcatggaagaaaaggaagaaaaagaacaaaaaacgaacagacagaaccccaaaacaaatggtaaaaacaaaactaaagagacaaaatcacacaaagaaacatacacacacacactcataaaaggaaaaaaaacaacaaaaaaaaacgaaCAGACTGAACCCTAAGTCCAATGGTAaagcaaacctaaacagacaaaatcacaccaagaaacttacacacacacactcacaaaaagagaaaaaaagaaaaaaatggaagagagtaaccaaaccagtaaacaaacccaccaatgaaaacaaacactaaaaccttaactaagataaacataaaaccaaaaacaaatcaaatgcagaaagcaaaccccaagtctacagttgttcccaaagtccaccacctcaattttgggaacattcattgtctattcaggtattccacagatgcagtgttTATCAAGTctattgtggggatttaatctgctgctgctgaggctgctgggagagatttccctttctcttctttgttccacagctcctggggttcagctttggttttggccctgcctctgcgtgtaggccaccctcaggagtctgttccccacccagacaggaggagaTTAAAGCAGCCGATGATTAGGGCTCTactgctcactcaggccagggagagagaGGTGTATGGTAGTCATAAGTGGGATGCATGGTGTGCCTGTGATGGCAGAGGTCAGCATGACATTGCAagagcctgaggcacaccatgtgttctcccggggaagttggccctggatcatgggaccctggcagtggcgggctgtacAGGCTCCCAGGGGGGTGTGGGtaatgacctgtgcttgcacacagtatTCTTGGTGGCAGCGTTAGTGGTCcgtgcccgcctctggggtccgagatgatagccgtggctcgcgcccgtttcTGGAGCTTGCTTAAGCAGTGCTCTGCCATCTCTGGGCACACGGAGCAGGAAgcccctctccctgctcaccctgaaacaatggtctctcgcctctctggcaggtccagactttttcccggactccctccctgctagctatggcacactagccccttcaggctgtcttcacacagccaaccccagtcctctccctggggtctgacctccgaagcccaagcctcagctcccggcCACCACCTGCCCTGGTgtgtgagcagacaaacctctcaggctggtgagtgctggttggcactgatcctctgtgcaggaatctctctgctttgccctctgcacccctcttgatgtgctctcctctgtggctctgaagcttccccccacacccccgcttgtccccaccagtgagggggcttcctactgtgtggaaacttttcttccttcacagttgcctcccagaggtgcaggtcccatccctattcttttgtctctgttttttcttttttcttttgccctacccaggtttgtggggaatttcttgccttttgggaagtctgaggtcttctgccagcattcagtaggtgttctgtaggagttgttccacatgtagatgtatttttgatgtatttgtggggaggaaggtgatctccacgtcttactcctctgccatcttgaaggtctccccaatACGTGTACCTCTAAGggtttttctattgtttttgtttccttgtttttgtgGAAGAAGtcttaatgcaattcctatctcATATAATCTACTTCCTAGACCAGAAAGGCAGTCAAGAATGATCACATTCTAAGAATTCAATCTTATGAGTCCTTATGAATATTGATAGACATTAAGGAAATGGTGGTAGTAGTGGGgacctgtcttagtctgtttgggctgctataacaaaataccacagattgagtAGCttattataaacaacagaaatttatttctcacagttttggaggctagacaTCTAAGATCAGGGTGCCTGCACAGTCAGGTAAAAGTCAGATTGCAGACTtctcattatatatatatcctcacATGGCTGAAGGGGCTAAGGAGCTATGTTGTgcttcttttataagggcactagtcTCATTCATggggactccaccctcatgacctaatcacatcTCAAAGGCCCTACCACCTAATGCCAAAACTTGGAGGTTCcgtttcaacatattaatttcagggagacataaacattcagaccatagcaggagCTtttagaattgtaatgaaagattTCAGCAATGAGAATCTGAAGTTTCAATTGTATCATGATAACTTGTTTGACCCCATAAGATTGAGGGAAAAACTTTGAATCAAATATGTGAGTTTAAGATGATAGCAAAGGGACTTTAGAAAAACAATTGTTAAAGAAATTTGTATTTTGATTAAATGTTCTTTCTTTAACTTTCTCtcattctagatttttttttattaaattcccCAAAGCTAGATCCAATTTAAGGCCTGTCAGTCCATCTTTGGTTCACACTGTTAAGATACAGTACCACACTGTAGTACACAATATTGTGCACTGACCACAGACCCAGAAAGAATAGAATTTATTGTTTTCTCGTTGTTGATGAAATTCAGCCAGGCATTAATATCTATTCACTGTATAGAACTGTTTCCTTTTGGGGGTGTAATattaaaacacagagaagaaagtgATGATATTCTTTCAACATGCTATTTGTAGATTTAACTGAAGTGAAAAGAACATCTTAAGGCACAGATTAGGGAGGACCATAATGAGAGCATGACAATTCgaagaaaaaaatactcattaGCCTTTCTCCCAGTGTTCTTTTATCTAAGGAATTCGCTAATCTAGCAGAATAGTTAAAATAAGTGTAAATCAATAGAATGTGAGCTCTGAAGTTATTTAGCCAAAATTCCTTTTGGGTAGAGAGGACATGGAACCACCAGAGATCTCCTAAGTTTCAGCAGCTACAATTAAAAATCCTTGACACTATGCTAGAGAAAAGGGAGTTTTGAAATGCATTCTTGtaccagcaaatatttattgagaatttataaATGTCAAGGTATTGAGAGGTTTTATTCAAACATGAGACAGACATGATTTCAAAGATCACATAGTTTAGATAATTGCATTGATTTTCCCTGTCTCAGAGACATACTCTGTAGCATCTACTCTTATCAAAGATAATAGGATTGTATATGACTTAAAAGAGTGTCTGCTTCATTCTGTTTATTTGACACTTTATAAAGTAACACTCATCAGACTTCAACAGTAAAGCACAGTATTTAACTAGCAATTGCTCTAAACACTTAGCAAAAATATGCCGTGGAAgaattatattcattagtttCCCTGGTGAAGGATTGGCCAACTAAAAAGTTTATTGACTCTTTACCCTGCAGCTCTGAAACACAAGATGTTTATTTAGAGACCAATTTTGGTGGGAGAATGTGAAGATGCTTTCATTCATCcactctttcattcaacaaatattagttcAGTATCTACTATTTAGGAACTGAACTAGATGCTTGGGATTCAACAGTGTTTGTTTTGTTAAACAAACACTCCTGCTCTCCAGGAGCTTACCTTTTAGGCAAAAtggttataaaatttaaaaagtatacgtattgggacttccctggtggcgcagtggttgagaatctgcctgccaatgcaggggacacgggttcgagccctggtctgggaagatcccacatgccgtggagcaactgggcccgtgagccacagctactgagcctgcgcgtctggagcctgtgctccgcaacaagagaggcggcgacagtgagaggcccgcgcaccgcaatgaagagtggcccccgctcgccgcaactagagaaagccctcgcacagaaacgaagacccaacacagccaaaagtaaataaacaaaccaaaaaaaaaaaaaagtatatgtattatatataggtTTTCTTGTGTGTTAGAAGATGGTAACTGGCAAAGCATATGTAAGTGGAGCAAGATGAGGAGTATCAGGGGAGGGGACATATTTAAATAGGATGGTCAGGATTGACATTATTCATGTCTTCTAGCAAATGCTTGCAGAATAAGAGGGAATCAACCATGTTGAAATTTTGAAGAAGATTCTGGACAGAAGGACCAGCCAGTAAATGCCTTACCTTAGGATGGTACCTAGTTTGTTTGAGAAGTAGCCAAGAGGCCGAAGGGGACTGAAGCAGAGTGATTGAGAGGGAGAGCAGCAAGAGAGAGATCAGAGAGGTAGCAGGTGCCAGTTCATACAAGATCATTGTGAGGACTTTGACCTTACTCAGAGTGTAATGCAAGGCCATTTCAGGGTCTTACGCAGGGGAGTGGCACAATCATGACTCATATTTCTACTTAACTTTTGTTGGACAAAATTACCTTTAGCTGATTATCCAAAGTAAATCCTATGTAGGTTACACTGTAAAACAGCTATGGAAAAGAGTTGGACCTGCATTCAAGTTACAGTCACATTGCTCATTCAGTAAGAAATCGTTATCAAACCCACTTTATATGCCCTAGTCGTGACTTCCTGGTAGAAGAATTTTATGCCAGatttaatgctttttaaacatttaattcaaGTTTAGATATTCATATTTCTAATTAGGTGTTATTGGTGCAAAGTTATTTAATAAGCCTATCTCTAAAGAAGATAGGTAAGATCTAACAAAAATCAGGGAATGAACTcatttttattcttactttttcATAAGAATCTGTTTTGGATGAAACTTTGCAAGAATTTACTGTGAGCAGATTTTTAATGCTTTCCTTATGTCTACTACAAAAGAAGCTGAAGAAGAATAATCAGATGGAAAGATGCCTTTAGGAAACATAGGTAAGGACAAAGCTAATTTTCCCTTAAGAGACCTATCTGCAAAGCTGGTTTGTATCATTTCTACTGAATACATATTGGGGGAAAATCATTCACACAAAACCAAACCATCACCAGCAGAGCAATCTGACAAAGTGAGTCTATTCTGAGACATCTGCAAATTGTTTTCATCTTGAATTTTCTGTCAAACCAGTCTAGGATAACTGACTATCATTAGCATGACCACGTAATTCAGGAATAGGTAGAAGcaaatttctgcaaagaaaatgTGGATAATACTAATACATTCTTACTCAAAaattttattccttaaatgtgTTGCGTTTTCACAGCACTGTTTGATCTGATCTGATTTCCTTCACATTTTCTTTAGCAccctttcattcctctttattttcACTGTAGCTGCACAGTAGAGCAACTTATCACAAAAGACCAGTTTTAATTACTTGCCTGCAGAAGTCTGGCTTAAAGACTTACTGCCCACATTTAAGTTCTGGCTCATTCGTGGGTCAGCTTGGGGATCTTGGGGAAATTCTTGAACCTGTCTTAACCTTATCGTCTCCCCTGGAAATAGGAATTATTATAACATCAGTCCCTAAGTACATTTAAGATGAGACAATCCATGTTGgtcacctagcacaatgcctattACACAGTAAGTGCTGAGTAAATTTTAGGTATTAGTATTATCATCCATCCATGTTATTTCTTATATCtagattaatttttataaaccaTTGCCACCTCAGATAAAagatttctaagaatttctctcttcccATAGGATAAAATGCTTTTTCCTTACACTTGTATTAGAAGTCCCTATGTACTAGCATGTCCCTATGGTCTAGTATGACCTAGATTCCAACTAGTTTCCAATGGATATATtctatagttttttttgtttttttttcttaaagtctatTCTGGCCAGATAGATATGTACATTCTTCCTAAACCAGTCCCGTACCATGTGCCTTAATATAAGTTCACACAATTATCTATGCCTAAaatagatttttcattttccactgTAAGTCTGAATTCCTTTCATCATCAAGTGATGCTTCCAGTTAAATTTCTTCTATGAAGTAGTGACTACagactttttccttaaaaatctacagTACCTTATTGCCTTTCTACTCATTTCTCATGTATGTTGTTGCTATtcgacttttttgttgtttgtagatcgTTAATCCCTAGATAGTTCAAAAGCTCCTAGAAATGAAGGACCATATTTCTCTGTATAAACTGTAGATCCTGGCACAATGTTAGACTCAGAATCAAACCCAAATTTTGATCAGTGTATTGTTCCTAATACAATGATCTACATAGTGTGTACATTAAATTTAATCTTGGTGAAATGATGAGTGAATTTTTCTGAGACCAATGCAGTAGGTGTCATAATAAAAACAAGGGCACTAAATTAT encodes the following:
- the LOC132365457 gene encoding LOW QUALITY PROTEIN: zeta-crystallin-like (The sequence of the model RefSeq protein was modified relative to this genomic sequence to represent the inferred CDS: deleted 1 base in 1 codon), whose protein sequence is MVTEQKLMRAIRVFEFGGPEVLKLQSNVAIPIPKDHQVLIKVQACGVNPVETYIHSGTYSRKPLLPYTPGLDVAGIIEAVGESVSAFKKGDRVFTTSTISGGYAEYQTLAADHIVYTLPEKLDFKQGAAIGIPYFTAYRALLHSAHVKAGESVLVHGASGGVGIAACQIARAYGLQVLGIAGTEEGQKIVLQNGAHEVFNHKEANYIDKIKKSVGEKGVDVIIEMLANVNLSNDLNLLSHGGRVIVVGSRGPIEINPQDTMAKESSIIGVALYSSTKEEFQQFAAVLQAGMEIGWLRPVIGPQYPLEKVAQAHEDIIHNSGVTGKMILLLN